A segment of the Phocoena sinus isolate mPhoSin1 chromosome 11, mPhoSin1.pri, whole genome shotgun sequence genome:
CCCACCGTAATCCTCTGAAACTGTAGTTACGGCTACAAAGCTCGTGGTCTTGCAAAAGCCGGCTGGCAAGATATAATTGTCCCGCAAACAAAACCctccaaaagttttttttttttttttaacccctgcatttcccccaccccccaccccacccctttcctaaACCTAATTCTCTCCCTGGCTCTCTTGCTAGCCGCTACGCCCCTCCCCATAAGAACACTCAGCCTCCATCACTTTTGTTGTCGCCAAGAGCACCCGGCCTGTTGAAAGTGCTGGAGCGTCTTTGAGCAGTTTGTTGTGATACGCAGGTGGAATGGTCTGCAAACAGATGAATTCAGCCCCTCCAAACCGAGCGCGGAGCGCGCTGCTTTTGTGCGCGAGGCACAAAACGCTGAATTCCTCCGAACTTACTTGGGGCCTGTCTAGAAAAGggccttttcttccctctgcgTGTACCTCTGGCCACACTAAGTCTCTGCCCGCCCCCCTtcagccctcctccctctcccctctgataatccttctctttattttagaaaaacacaaaacccgGTTCCACGCGGTGCTTTAGTGGCTAAGAGTGAAAGAGCAGCCTTGGCAGAATTCAGCTCTATGAATCACTTCGGAAAATTGGTTCGACTGAATGGCCTTAGGAGGAAAAACGTTTTAATAGGATCCAGGGGAGGTTCTGCTGTTTCAATCTGCTCCTTAAACAGGTGGAGATTGGACCTTCTCAACTATACAAACAGTAAGTACCTATCAGCGGGGAGAGCTGCCCTCCGAATCCTCGCCCGCAGCCCTAAACCAGCAGCGGAGCCGGGCTTGGCCTCAGAAATCCGATCACACATCAGCGATCCTGATCGATTAAGATCTCTAAACGACCCTCCAGCTCGCAGTGCAGTCTCCCCCGGCCGCAGGCGGAGAGCCGGCCAGAGAGGGGGAGGCGCACCCGCCAGGCGCCGAAGCCCCCGGGATCTGAGCGCGCGGCCTTGCTCTTCCGGATGCTACGGGGTTGTCCTTAGGCGGCAGGAGCTCTCTCCCGACCTCCGACGCCAGCCAAGGCGAGCTCGTTGTTTTTGCATAAATTAATATTTCCCCATTAACAAGTTCCCCCCTCCAAACGCGGCGCCCGCGTCCATGCGCCACATCCTAATGAGGTAATTATCATTTGCGCGTGTTCGCGGCTGGCGCCGGCTCCGTGGGTAAATGGCAGTTTATTAGCACGATGCCCAGCTCGGCTGCAGAGGGCTAAGGGATACTTCGGCGACTAGACGGACACCCGGGGGCCCTTTGGGGCGGCGAGTGCGGGACCCCCTGCCCTTTCCGCATCCCCTAAACCTGTAGGCCCCCAAAGTTGTGAATCACGCACGGAACTCTGCCTGGGTTTGGGctccccccgcctttttttttccACCGGCAAAACCATCAcgattcctccccctccccctcccgtcTCTTCCCTCCTTGCCGATTCGCGAACCGCTCGCACTTTCCCGAGGGGAGCGCGGGCGCCAGTTGCCTCCTTTTAAAGTTTGAggggcggtggcggcggcggccggcAGGCGCGGTGGAACACAGGGGCCGCTACAGGAGCCGCGCCGCCGCCCATGTCATTCCACTTCAAGTGACTTCATGTGATGTCAGCTGAATGTAAAAGACAGTGATCTCACGCGGAGGGGAAGATGTTTGCCATCAAAATGTGACAGAGGAGACAGGCTGCATGGCTCGGAACGCATCTCCTTGGCGGTGGGGGAAAGAGGTAAATGCGAGGTGGCTCTCCTCGTGCTCTTTAACTTTGCCCCTTCGCTCTCCAGCTCCCAGCACGCGTGGCGGAGGCCGGGGTCCAGGGAGCGGCTCGGGGGGTTAATTTGaggctcttttctttctttctttttctccctctctctttttcctctgtaaaccctccccctttctcccccTTTCAAAGTCCCAGGGCAGGGGATGGTGGGTTCCTTTGCGCGCCGGGTTAATGGGCGGTAATTTGGTACCCTTGGGTGCACTTTGTTCTGCCCCTGTTCATTTGAATGCAAATGGGTGACCTGGACCCTACAAGGTGCTTATTAAATTGCGGtttccctccctgccttttctGGAATGCAGACCTAGTGGAGAGAGGCTGCGCCCTGGCCCAGTCCGGTACGGCTCAGCTCGGCGAGCCATGGCAAGCTCGGCTTCCCTGGAGACCATGGTGCCCCCGGCCTGCCCGCGCGCTGGAGCGTCGCCGGCCACTTCCAAGACGCTGGCCTTCTCCATCGAGCGCATCATGGCCAAGACGTCGGAGCCCCGTGCGCCCTTTGAGCCCCGACCCGGGGCACTGGAGGCGGACGGCGGCCAGGGCAAGAAATTGCTCAACCTCTGCTCACCGCTGCCCTGTATGATCCCCCTCCAGCCCCTAGGCTACGAGGTGCCGTCCAAGACGCTGCTCAGTTACTCTGAGCTCTGGAAAAGCAGCCtccgggcgggcggcggcggcggaggaggaggcggcggcggcggcggcggcgggggggcCCCGGTGTGCGGCGCCAGCGGCTTGTGCAAAACCAACTGTGGCGTGTGCTGCAAGGCCGAGCTGGGCCTGGCGCCGTCCGCGCTACCCGCGGGCAGGGTCATCAAGCCGCAGGTCATCAACCAGGCAGTGGGGCTTCCGGCCAGCGGCTCGCTCTACTACTTCAACTACCTGGACTCTGCCGCGTACCCGCCGTCTGAGCTCCTGGGCGGCCACCTCTTCCCGTCCGGCCTCCTCAACGCACAGGCCCCCGCTGCCCTGGCTGCGCACCCCAAGCTCTTTTTGCTGGAGAACGCCAAGTTGGCCGGCCTGGCCTCAGACAAGTTCCCCCATCCGGCCCCCTATGCCCATAAGGAGCGCCTGCCCGCGCCACTGGAGCAGGTGCTGAAGGAGAACTCAGCCCTGACCGCCGAGCGCGGCGGCGTCAAGGGCCACAGCAAGCTGCCTGGGGGCTCCGCGGACGGCAAGCCCAAAAACTTCACCTGCGAGGTGTGCGGCAAGGTGAGGCCCGGGGTCCGCGGGGGCCGGGAGGGGTGAGCAGTGGCGGCTGCTTCCCTGGGGGGGGCAGCCTGGACGGCCCCTTTCTCGAATCTGGGAGCGCCCCAGTAGCTGTCTACTCGAATTGGGGGCacagctgggcctcagtttcctattctgtaaaatggggatgcctTTGTCAGCGGCCACATGGGACTGGCACGAGCAGTCAGTGGGTTGGGAAGCtctttgcaaaatgaaaagggCTCTGGTTTCCGAAGGGGGGTTTTTGGTTGGGGGAGGTAGGTTGTGCCCTCCCCAGGCTGACTCTGGACTCTCAGGACAGACACGCCACAAGGCCCCCTTGTGTGCTTCCGTAGGTATTTAACGCTCACTATAACCTCACCCGCCACATGCCGGTCCACACCGGAGCCAGACCGTTCGTGTGCAAAGTCTGCGGCAAAGGCTTCCGCCAGGCCAGCACGCTCTGCAGACACAAAATTATCCACACCCAGGTACGTGGCCCCCGGGTCCGACCCGACCCGTACCCAACACCCGGAGACTGAGCGACGGCGTTGGGGAGAGGATGACCAAGGGATCCCCTAATAACCCCCCACCAGGGGCCCCTGTCCCTTCAGGGTGCCCCTTCCAGGAGCACCCGAGGTGGCTTCTCCCGGCCGTGGCCTCAGCCTCACGGTGCACACGCCCCTCTCCGCAGGAAAAGCCGCATAAATGCAACCAGTGCGGCAAAGCCTTCAACCGCAGCTCCACGCTCAACACACACATTCGCATCCACGCGGGCTACAAGCCCTTCGTCTGTGAATTTTGCGGCAAAGGCTTTCACCAAAAAGGTAACGTGCGGGGCAAGgccctctcctcacctccccctcgGGACTCGGCGGGTCACCGCTAGCGGGAAGGCAAAGAAGGATCCGGAGAGAGGGAGCGCGAGAGCCGCAGGCTCCGGCGCAGCATTTCTTTGGAATCGGGTTGTGCAGGGTTTGGGTGGAAGCTCTCCGGGCCGGGTTAGTA
Coding sequences within it:
- the FEZF2 gene encoding fez family zinc finger protein 2, with translation MASSASLETMVPPACPRAGASPATSKTLAFSIERIMAKTSEPRAPFEPRPGALEADGGQGKKLLNLCSPLPCMIPLQPLGYEVPSKTLLSYSELWKSSLRAGGGGGGGGGGGGGGGGAPVCGASGLCKTNCGVCCKAELGLAPSALPAGRVIKPQVINQAVGLPASGSLYYFNYLDSAAYPPSELLGGHLFPSGLLNAQAPAALAAHPKLFLLENAKLAGLASDKFPHPAPYAHKERLPAPLEQVLKENSALTAERGGVKGHSKLPGGSADGKPKNFTCEVCGKVFNAHYNLTRHMPVHTGARPFVCKVCGKGFRQASTLCRHKIIHTQEKPHKCNQCGKAFNRSSTLNTHIRIHAGYKPFVCEFCGKGFHQKGNYKNHKLTHSGEKQYKCTICNKAFHQVYNLTFHMHTHNDKKPFTCATCGKGFCRNFDLKKHVRKLHDSGGPTTPCTKDLTRTVQS